A genomic stretch from Bacillus sp. N1-1 includes:
- a CDS encoding amino acid ABC transporter permease — translation MGVFSFEIVREYLPFFLKGAMVTVGASLAGILIGSILGLFMGIGRISKSWWIRYPFIWYINAFRGTPLFVQILLIHFGLIPIIMESVNPLVSLIVTLSLNATAYIAEIFRAGIQSIDRGQMEAARSLGMTHVQAMRHVILPQAFKRMIPPLGNEFIVLLKDSSLGAIIAAPELMYWGRAAQGQYYRVWEPYLTVAIIYLILTLSLTYLLNYIERRLDTA, via the coding sequence ATGGGCGTATTTTCATTTGAAATTGTTCGTGAGTATCTTCCTTTCTTTCTAAAGGGAGCCATGGTTACGGTCGGAGCGTCGTTAGCTGGGATACTAATTGGAAGCATTTTAGGGTTATTTATGGGAATTGGACGAATCTCAAAATCATGGTGGATTCGCTATCCATTTATCTGGTACATCAATGCTTTTAGAGGAACGCCATTATTCGTTCAAATTCTCCTCATTCATTTCGGCTTAATTCCGATAATTATGGAATCAGTTAATCCACTTGTTTCTCTTATTGTGACGTTATCTTTGAATGCAACCGCATATATTGCTGAAATATTCCGTGCAGGAATTCAATCGATCGATCGAGGGCAAATGGAAGCCGCACGATCGCTTGGAATGACGCATGTTCAGGCGATGCGCCATGTGATTCTGCCACAAGCATTTAAGAGAATGATCCCTCCACTTGGCAATGAATTTATTGTGCTATTAAAGGACTCTTCTCTTGGAGCGATTATCGCCGCACCAGAACTAATGTACTGGGGTAGAGCCGCTCAAGGACAATATTATCGCGTTTGGGAACCGTATTTAACTGTAGCTATCATTTACTTGATCCTTACCCTTTCGTTGACGTATTTATTAAATTACATCGAAAGGAGATTGGATACCGCATGA
- a CDS encoding amino acid ABC transporter ATP-binding protein: MIKVERLKKSFGDLEVLKEINVEIKPQEVVVVIGPSGSGKSTFLRCLNLLESITGGKVTIKDQDLTAKGTNINQVRTNVGMVFQQFNLFPHKTVLENIMISPMKVRKWQRKQAEEKGLALLRKVGLYEKAHVYPDSLSGGQKQRVAIARALAMEPEIMLFDEPTSALDPEMVGEVLEVMKDLAKEGMTMVVVTHEMGFAKEVGDRVLFMDGGYIVEENVPIELFEHPKEERTKAFLSKVL; the protein is encoded by the coding sequence ATGATTAAAGTCGAGCGTCTGAAGAAATCATTTGGTGATTTAGAAGTTCTAAAAGAAATTAATGTCGAAATTAAACCACAGGAAGTTGTCGTTGTGATTGGTCCATCTGGCTCGGGCAAATCTACTTTTCTAAGATGTTTAAATCTTTTAGAATCGATCACTGGTGGAAAAGTGACGATTAAGGATCAGGATTTAACAGCGAAGGGAACAAATATCAATCAAGTGCGAACGAATGTAGGAATGGTATTTCAACAGTTTAATTTATTTCCTCACAAGACAGTGCTTGAAAACATCATGATATCTCCTATGAAAGTGAGAAAGTGGCAGCGCAAACAAGCTGAAGAGAAGGGACTTGCTCTTCTTCGTAAGGTAGGTCTTTATGAAAAGGCACATGTCTATCCTGACTCTTTATCTGGAGGACAAAAGCAGCGTGTTGCAATTGCGAGAGCACTTGCGATGGAGCCTGAAATTATGCTGTTTGATGAACCCACTTCTGCTTTGGATCCAGAGATGGTTGGAGAAGTGCTTGAAGTTATGAAAGATCTAGCCAAAGAGGGTATGACAATGGTCGTTGTCACGCACGAAATGGGATTCGCAAAAGAAGTAGGGGATCGCGTTTTGTTTATGGACGGGGGATACATCGTCGAGGAAAATGTGCCAATTGAACTATTTGAACATCCTAAGGAAGAAAGAACGAAAGCCTTTTTGAGCAAAGTGCTTTAA
- a CDS encoding EAL domain-containing protein translates to MIEMSGQYNWWIVLLSLIIAVFASYSALDLAGRVAYSKGIRKWIWVVGGAGTMGIGIWSMHFIGMLAFSMAMPMTYNIPLVFLSIGAAFLGSLIALLAVGGKQLSIRRLIVGTIFMSGAIIAMHYIGMEAMEMVEITYNPWLLSLSALIAVVASFGALKLSFTLSRPKKIRHIILLKLGSASVKGMAIAGMHYVGLEAATFYMAQYHNPLVNGLDTSALSIVIAIGTLCIQTILIFGIVTERKFIKQESELKGNDYRLRSLLTYSIDAILTLTVDGRIRSLNPAGEALFQVKRDQISHIDPIDFFGEEEHERVRKYFLTVHETRQAVGFNTKIFTLDRDVRELNVTFVPIYLNEKLDRIYAMTKDITRQQKAERQTYHMAYYDALTSLPNRRSFVEHLESYLKNDKHDDLAVMMLDLDRFKVINDALGHNTGDLFLCAVAERLESRVSPYGFLARLGGDEFVIVLNGFKDIYPDDLANQIIEAFETPFRIGSHDLSTSASIGIAVTPADGSDVESLMKRADIAMYSAKGRNRQKYQFYSSAMGLKSESRLVEESSLRTALINQDFILHYQPQVKCEDGALSGVEALVRWQVNEGELRYPGDFISLAEETGLIVELGRQVLAMACEQAKKWSDRGHSLRVSVNLSPKQFQSDELITTVKETLDHYKLDPELLELEVTESMTMENSTRSSWMITSLRDLGVSISIDDFGTGHSSLSYLKDFSINQVKIDKSFIDELTRNVKSDQITSAIIAMSKQLKLQVIAEGVETVEQAEFLSQKGCDSIQGYYYSKPVSSNQIEENYLMIDQEPA, encoded by the coding sequence ATGATTGAAATGTCAGGACAGTACAATTGGTGGATCGTTTTACTGTCTTTAATAATAGCCGTTTTTGCATCATATAGCGCGTTAGATCTTGCGGGTCGCGTAGCTTATTCAAAAGGGATACGCAAATGGATATGGGTTGTTGGAGGAGCGGGTACAATGGGGATTGGGATCTGGTCCATGCATTTTATCGGTATGCTGGCTTTTTCGATGGCGATGCCGATGACTTACAACATTCCGCTTGTTTTCTTATCCATAGGAGCTGCATTCTTAGGTTCATTAATCGCCCTTTTGGCTGTTGGTGGAAAACAATTATCCATAAGAAGACTAATCGTTGGAACGATATTTATGTCAGGTGCTATTATCGCCATGCATTATATTGGGATGGAAGCTATGGAAATGGTCGAGATTACTTATAATCCCTGGCTGCTAAGTTTATCAGCTCTAATCGCGGTTGTTGCTTCTTTTGGAGCGCTGAAATTATCATTTACCCTTTCAAGACCAAAGAAAATTCGTCATATCATTCTTTTGAAATTAGGCAGTGCAAGTGTGAAGGGAATGGCGATCGCAGGCATGCATTATGTTGGGCTAGAGGCTGCCACCTTTTATATGGCACAATATCATAATCCACTTGTGAACGGATTAGATACGTCAGCCCTATCGATTGTGATTGCCATTGGCACACTTTGTATTCAGACTATTTTAATCTTCGGGATTGTCACCGAACGTAAGTTTATTAAGCAGGAATCGGAGTTGAAGGGAAACGATTATCGCTTGCGTTCCCTTTTAACGTATAGCATCGATGCGATCTTAACGCTTACAGTAGACGGCAGAATTCGTTCACTGAATCCTGCTGGAGAAGCGTTGTTTCAAGTAAAAAGGGATCAGATTAGTCATATCGACCCCATTGATTTTTTTGGAGAAGAGGAACATGAACGGGTAAGGAAATACTTTCTTACTGTCCATGAAACGAGACAGGCAGTTGGTTTTAATACGAAGATATTTACACTTGACAGAGACGTTCGTGAGTTAAATGTAACGTTTGTTCCGATCTATTTAAATGAAAAGCTTGATCGCATTTATGCGATGACAAAAGATATTACGAGACAGCAAAAGGCGGAAAGACAAACTTATCACATGGCTTATTATGATGCATTAACTTCTTTACCGAATCGTCGTTCGTTTGTCGAGCACTTAGAAAGCTATCTCAAAAATGATAAACATGATGACCTGGCAGTGATGATGCTAGATTTGGATCGCTTTAAAGTGATTAACGATGCCCTCGGTCACAATACAGGGGATCTGTTCCTTTGTGCAGTAGCAGAGCGATTGGAGTCACGTGTGTCCCCTTATGGTTTCCTTGCTCGGCTTGGTGGAGATGAGTTTGTTATTGTGCTTAATGGTTTTAAAGACATCTATCCAGATGACCTTGCAAACCAAATTATTGAAGCTTTTGAGACGCCGTTTCGCATAGGTTCCCATGATCTATCGACTTCGGCAAGTATTGGGATTGCTGTAACGCCAGCTGATGGGAGCGATGTGGAATCATTAATGAAACGTGCGGACATTGCGATGTATTCAGCAAAGGGACGCAACCGTCAGAAATACCAGTTCTATTCATCAGCAATGGGGCTAAAAAGCGAATCAAGATTGGTGGAAGAAAGCTCGTTAAGGACGGCACTGATCAATCAGGATTTTATTTTACATTATCAACCACAGGTGAAATGTGAGGATGGCGCACTTTCTGGAGTCGAGGCGCTTGTGCGCTGGCAGGTGAATGAGGGAGAACTCCGTTACCCAGGTGACTTTATTTCCCTAGCTGAAGAAACGGGATTAATTGTCGAGCTTGGACGTCAAGTGCTCGCAATGGCGTGTGAGCAAGCGAAGAAATGGAGCGATCGAGGCCATTCTCTTCGCGTTTCAGTTAATCTCTCGCCTAAACAATTTCAAAGTGATGAACTCATTACAACGGTAAAAGAAACGCTTGACCATTACAAGCTTGACCCTGAGTTACTTGAGCTTGAAGTAACAGAAAGTATGACAATGGAAAATTCGACTCGTTCGTCATGGATGATTACTTCACTTCGTGACCTCGGTGTTAGTATTTCAATTGATGACTTTGGCACAGGTCACAGCTCTTTAAGTTATTTAAAAGACTTTTCGATTAACCAGGTGAAAATTGATAAATCCTTTATTGATGAACTGACTCGGAATGTGAAATCTGATCAGATTACGAGTGCCATTATCGCGATGAGCAAGCAATTGAAATTGCAAGTGATCGCAGAAGGGGTTGAAACGGTTGAACAAGCTGAATTTCTATCTCAAAAAGGCTGTGATAGCATACAGGGTTATTACTACAGTAAGCCTGTTTCATCGAACCAAATAGAAGAAAATTATTTAATGATTGACCAAGAACCGGCTTAG
- the bioB gene encoding biotin synthase BioB, giving the protein MMQKVMEHAVESWEHFADLALEGKTLTKEQALTILSSPDEQLLPLLHAAFRVRKHYYGKKVKLNMIINAKSGLCPEDCGYCAQSAFADTSVSKYPLLDQETLVEGAKEAMHRKAGTYCIVMSGRGATNRELDKVIGAVEHIKSEMPLKICACLGILSEEQTDRLKQAGVDRYNHNVNTSKGYHEKVTSTHTYDHRVKTVDNVKRSGISPCSGCIIGMGETLEDVYDIAYELRQIDADSIPVNFLYSVPGTKLEKMDELNPRYCLKVLALFRFMNPTKEIRVSGGREVNLRSLQVMSLYAANSIFVGDYLTTDGADATADHQMIEDLGFEIES; this is encoded by the coding sequence ATGATGCAAAAAGTAATGGAACATGCGGTGGAGAGCTGGGAGCATTTTGCTGATTTAGCACTAGAGGGGAAAACATTAACAAAAGAACAGGCTTTAACGATTTTATCATCACCAGATGAGCAGTTATTACCCCTTTTACATGCGGCTTTTAGAGTACGAAAGCACTACTATGGTAAGAAAGTGAAGTTAAATATGATTATCAATGCAAAAAGTGGGCTATGTCCGGAAGATTGTGGATATTGTGCTCAATCCGCTTTTGCGGACACAAGCGTCAGTAAATATCCTTTACTTGATCAAGAAACATTAGTTGAAGGGGCAAAAGAAGCAATGCATCGTAAAGCAGGTACTTACTGTATCGTTATGAGTGGACGCGGAGCAACAAATCGAGAACTAGATAAAGTGATTGGTGCCGTCGAGCATATAAAGTCAGAAATGCCGCTAAAAATTTGTGCGTGTCTCGGTATTCTCTCTGAGGAACAAACAGATCGGTTAAAACAAGCGGGGGTCGATCGTTATAATCATAATGTCAATACAAGTAAGGGGTACCATGAAAAGGTTACGTCAACACATACATATGATCATCGTGTAAAAACAGTAGACAATGTGAAAAGATCTGGGATCTCCCCTTGTTCTGGTTGCATAATTGGCATGGGAGAAACACTTGAGGATGTGTATGACATAGCATATGAACTTCGTCAAATTGATGCCGATTCCATTCCTGTTAATTTTCTCTATTCTGTACCAGGGACTAAGCTTGAAAAGATGGATGAACTGAATCCGCGCTACTGTTTAAAAGTATTAGCGCTTTTTCGCTTCATGAACCCAACGAAAGAAATTCGGGTTTCAGGGGGACGTGAGGTTAATCTCCGCTCTCTTCAGGTAATGAGTCTATATGCAGCAAATTCTATTTTTGTTGGAGACTACTTAACAACGGATGGTGCGGATGCAACAGCGGATCATCAGATGATAGAGGATCTTGGATTTGAAATTGAATCATAG
- a CDS encoding STAS domain-containing protein, translated as MVKGGREPLIIDDLATHDSTKDMEVTKNLGGGSLIGAPIYYRNGDNYGTLCGLDLKPFHYTQDHIDLFKAMANLLGNVLELERANTEIESLSVPVVPISEEVAILPIIGDVNEIRTERLMERALAESAKNQLDYLIFDLSGLVNIHTESATNLLKIGQSLKLIGVQMIVTGIRPELAIKAVHATSDFEQIVVKSNLQQALNWIGYKIIKH; from the coding sequence ATTGTAAAAGGCGGTCGTGAACCCCTTATCATTGATGATTTAGCTACTCACGATTCAACAAAAGATATGGAAGTAACTAAAAACCTTGGTGGTGGCTCGTTAATCGGAGCACCGATTTATTACCGAAATGGCGATAATTACGGTACATTATGCGGTCTTGATTTAAAACCATTTCACTATACCCAGGACCATATCGACTTATTTAAAGCGATGGCCAATCTTCTGGGGAATGTTCTTGAATTAGAGCGAGCGAACACAGAAATTGAGTCCCTCTCTGTTCCTGTTGTTCCTATATCAGAGGAAGTAGCAATTCTTCCAATTATCGGTGACGTGAATGAGATACGAACCGAACGACTAATGGAAAGAGCGCTTGCTGAGAGTGCAAAAAATCAGCTGGACTATTTGATCTTCGACTTATCAGGGTTAGTGAATATTCATACTGAAAGTGCAACAAACTTGTTAAAGATTGGCCAATCCCTTAAGTTGATCGGTGTTCAGATGATTGTAACGGGTATTCGTCCAGAGCTTGCGATTAAAGCCGTCCATGCTACAAGTGATTTCGAGCAAATTGTAGTGAAATCAAATCTACAACAGGCCTTAAATTGGATTGGATACAAGATTATTAAACATTAA
- a CDS encoding BCCT family transporter gives MKNATLVFWYSLIICTLVVLWGAIWPEHLQSVTSAATTYISSRFGWYYLLIIMGILIFCVYLIFSRFKDIKLGGKDDKPEFSLPTWFAMLFSAGMGMGMVFWTTAEPISHAFKSSPSGELGTDKAIVESLQYSFFHWGIHAWAVYALVALVLAYFKFHKGYPGLISATLTPLFGEKRMQGTLGHMIDTLAVVATVVGVAATLGFGSAQINQGLKFLFDAPANFSVQLLILVISTVLFIASAWSGLKRGIKYLSNINMILGFALMILLLIVGPTLYIMNMFTGSLGGYISNFFDMSFHIEPINNDQRSWVDSWTIFYWAWWISWSPFVGIFIARISRGRTIKEFMLGVLFVPSIVCFIFFAVFGVSALDLQQSGIATISDYSIETATFAVLQEYPLGTLMSFITIFVIAIFFITSADSATFVLGMLSTTGSLNPSALIKIVWGLALSAMAAIIVYFGGTQGLQNMLILAALPFSIVVLMMGYSFYRAASKEVLSKRKRAKTQKEAV, from the coding sequence ATGAAAAATGCAACGCTTGTTTTTTGGTATAGTCTCATTATTTGTACGTTGGTAGTGTTATGGGGGGCCATCTGGCCAGAGCATTTACAGTCAGTTACGTCCGCTGCTACAACTTATATATCGAGTCGATTTGGATGGTATTACCTCCTCATTATTATGGGGATTCTTATTTTTTGTGTGTACTTGATTTTTTCAAGATTTAAAGATATTAAACTTGGTGGAAAAGATGACAAGCCTGAATTCAGCCTGCCAACATGGTTTGCGATGCTTTTTAGTGCAGGAATGGGAATGGGAATGGTTTTCTGGACAACAGCAGAGCCAATCTCCCATGCTTTCAAAAGCAGTCCTAGTGGCGAATTAGGAACGGATAAAGCGATTGTCGAATCACTTCAATATTCCTTTTTTCACTGGGGGATTCACGCCTGGGCTGTTTATGCCCTTGTTGCGCTCGTACTCGCTTATTTTAAATTCCATAAAGGGTATCCCGGATTAATTAGTGCTACGCTAACCCCTTTGTTTGGAGAAAAACGAATGCAAGGGACTCTCGGACACATGATCGACACGCTTGCTGTTGTTGCGACAGTTGTAGGTGTTGCGGCAACGCTTGGCTTCGGATCAGCACAAATTAATCAAGGACTGAAGTTTTTATTTGATGCTCCAGCAAACTTCTCAGTACAGCTGCTTATTCTCGTGATTTCAACCGTATTGTTTATTGCTTCGGCATGGTCTGGATTAAAAAGAGGAATTAAATATTTAAGTAACATTAATATGATTCTCGGCTTTGCTCTTATGATTCTTCTCCTTATTGTCGGACCAACGCTGTATATTATGAACATGTTTACTGGCTCTTTAGGAGGTTATATCTCGAACTTCTTCGATATGAGTTTCCACATTGAACCGATCAACAACGATCAGCGCTCATGGGTTGATAGTTGGACGATCTTTTACTGGGCATGGTGGATTTCATGGTCTCCTTTCGTTGGAATCTTTATCGCGAGAATTTCAAGAGGCCGAACGATAAAAGAATTTATGCTTGGTGTATTATTTGTTCCTTCGATCGTCTGCTTCATTTTCTTTGCGGTCTTTGGAGTCTCGGCTCTCGACTTGCAACAAAGTGGAATTGCGACGATTTCCGATTATTCGATTGAGACGGCAACATTTGCTGTTTTACAAGAGTATCCCCTTGGAACATTAATGTCGTTTATTACGATTTTTGTTATCGCGATTTTCTTTATAACATCAGCGGACTCGGCTACATTTGTATTAGGAATGCTTAGTACAACAGGATCATTGAATCCTTCAGCATTAATTAAGATCGTATGGGGATTAGCCCTTTCTGCTATGGCAGCTATCATCGTGTACTTCGGTGGAACACAAGGCTTGCAAAATATGCTAATCCTTGCCGCCTTACCATTTTCAATAGTCGTTCTTATGATGGGCTATTCCTTCTATCGAGCGGCGAGTAAAGAAGTTTTATCTAAAAGAAAAAGAGCAAAAACACAAAAAGAAGCGGTATAA
- a CDS encoding peptidase E — MKQIIAMGGGGFSMEPDNPLLDRYILKQSLSKQPKICFIPTASGDADGYIAKFYAFFEKELCVPSHLSLFKPPVQDLEAFLLSQDILYVGGGNTKNLLALWKEWGLDQIMRKAWEKGIVLAGISAGAICWFEKGVTDSFGDELHALECLGFLPGSSCPHFDGEEKRRSAYHELIDSRHMQPGIALDDGAAVHYVDKTIKVVVSSRKEAYAYKVERMQIGEERLETVYLGNEKEHT, encoded by the coding sequence TTGAAGCAAATTATCGCGATGGGTGGTGGAGGGTTTTCGATGGAACCCGACAACCCGTTATTGGATCGCTATATCTTAAAGCAATCCCTCAGCAAGCAACCGAAAATCTGTTTTATCCCGACAGCTAGCGGTGATGCAGACGGATATATAGCGAAATTCTATGCCTTTTTTGAGAAGGAGTTATGCGTGCCATCTCATTTATCTTTATTTAAACCACCTGTACAGGATCTCGAAGCCTTCTTGTTAAGTCAGGATATTCTTTATGTAGGGGGAGGGAATACAAAAAATCTCCTCGCCCTCTGGAAAGAATGGGGACTTGATCAAATAATGAGAAAAGCCTGGGAGAAAGGTATCGTTTTAGCCGGAATAAGCGCAGGGGCGATCTGCTGGTTTGAAAAAGGGGTCACGGATTCATTTGGAGATGAGCTCCACGCGTTGGAGTGTCTTGGGTTTCTACCGGGGAGCAGCTGTCCTCACTTTGACGGAGAAGAGAAGCGACGATCTGCCTATCATGAATTGATTGATTCACGTCACATGCAACCTGGGATAGCGCTCGACGATGGAGCAGCTGTTCATTATGTGGACAAAACGATTAAGGTGGTTGTGAGTTCACGAAAAGAGGCGTATGCCTATAAAGTTGAGAGAATGCAAATAGGTGAAGAGCGGTTGGAGACGGTTTATCTCGGAAATGAAAAGGAGCATACATAA
- a CDS encoding STAS domain-containing protein, whose product MSENISHTVQAIGQSILQNIDQITANARHQIEISVKEQGLPNIVPYTFTEQIIVPLGESIEAGEVSYPTEQISSFKEMDAIPAYLDTVLMSISVVKQSLLSYVEENQHTFSLTVSDVIAITKIVDPLIDYFIHHFTESYLTQKTNSLRSEYYQDDALSVPIIKLSSRVAICPIIGEIDEKRANLILERTLMESSAKKIRSLILDLSGVATLDTMMTQHLFKIVDSLEVMGVDIIVTGVSSEVAIGVVSLGLDLQSLTIKQNLEGALKSLGMIEG is encoded by the coding sequence ATGTCCGAAAACATTTCACACACTGTCCAAGCTATAGGGCAATCCATCCTACAAAACATAGATCAAATCACAGCAAACGCGCGGCATCAAATCGAAATTTCCGTCAAAGAACAGGGTCTTCCAAACATTGTGCCTTACACATTTACCGAACAGATCATCGTACCATTAGGTGAATCGATTGAAGCAGGAGAAGTTTCTTATCCAACAGAGCAAATTTCAAGCTTTAAAGAAATGGATGCTATTCCCGCTTATTTGGATACGGTGTTAATGAGCATTTCAGTCGTTAAACAATCGCTTCTTAGCTATGTAGAAGAGAATCAGCATACTTTCTCGCTTACGGTTTCAGACGTCATTGCCATTACAAAAATCGTCGATCCGTTGATTGATTATTTCATTCATCATTTTACCGAAAGCTATTTAACACAAAAAACAAATAGCCTTCGATCAGAATACTATCAAGATGATGCATTATCTGTACCAATTATTAAACTATCTTCTCGTGTAGCGATTTGCCCAATTATCGGAGAAATTGATGAAAAACGCGCAAACCTTATTCTTGAACGAACATTAATGGAATCCAGCGCAAAAAAGATTCGCTCTCTTATTCTTGACTTATCTGGTGTCGCAACACTTGATACAATGATGACCCAACACCTCTTCAAAATCGTTGATTCACTAGAAGTAATGGGTGTGGATATCATTGTAACTGGGGTTAGTTCTGAAGTTGCAATCGGCGTTGTCTCATTGGGGCTTGATTTGCAATCCCTTACAATTAAACAGAATTTAGAAGGAGCTTTGAAATCTCTCGGAATGATAGAAGGGTAG
- a CDS encoding winged helix-turn-helix transcriptional regulator, with protein MNRSVEDMKTTLDVVCGKWKAVLLLELVEGPLRFSEIKKAIPRIPHQTLIKHLKELEQDGLINRVESDDVPPKVKYSLTSYGYALEPLLQEMEKWGRVHRSRSEETIAN; from the coding sequence TTGAACAGATCCGTGGAGGATATGAAAACGACGCTTGATGTAGTCTGTGGGAAGTGGAAAGCCGTTTTGCTGCTAGAATTAGTGGAGGGGCCTCTTCGATTTAGTGAGATAAAAAAGGCGATACCACGCATTCCTCATCAAACGTTAATTAAACATCTCAAAGAACTGGAGCAGGATGGGTTAATTAACCGAGTAGAATCGGATGATGTACCGCCCAAAGTCAAGTATTCTTTAACTTCATATGGTTATGCTCTTGAACCATTGCTTCAAGAAATGGAAAAATGGGGAAGAGTTCACCGCTCTCGTTCCGAAGAAACGATTGCAAACTAA
- a CDS encoding peptide chain release factor 3, which produces MSNHKELQEEIKKRRTFAIISHPDAGKTTLTEKLLFLGGQIRSTGTVKSRKSSKYATSDWMEIEKQRGISVTSSVMNFNYKGHTINILDTPGHEDFSEDTYRTLLAVDSVVMIIDAAKGVESQTKKLFKVVSEHGIPIFTFINKMDRQGREPLELLEEIEDVLGIESYPMNWPLGIGQSFQGVYDRHQKAVEFYDTEGDNKQAMQISDLDDPVLKEKAGEELVNQLQEDVMLLDEAGATYSEEALQSGKQTPVFFGSAISSFGVPTFLNHFLDLAPSPAPRESSEGEVKPDDETFSGFIFKIQANMNPAHRDRVAFLRIVSGTFEKGMEAWLERTGKSLKLSQGQLFFASSRGNVEKAYPGDIVGLYDSGTYQIGDTLVGSKNVYSFGALPTFPPEHFAKVRAQKAMKQKHFYKGVQQLSEEGAIQVYRTAHWDEIVIGVVGRLQFEIFEYRMKGEYNVDIQFDTMPHQHARWIETDNPEEKVDSVRNMLVYDQLKRPVLLFQNDFALRWFQDKNPDIPLRESR; this is translated from the coding sequence ATGAGTAACCATAAAGAATTACAAGAAGAAATAAAGAAGAGACGAACCTTTGCGATCATCTCTCACCCTGATGCTGGTAAAACAACATTAACCGAAAAACTGTTGTTCCTCGGTGGACAGATTCGTTCAACTGGAACCGTTAAATCTCGAAAATCATCTAAGTATGCCACATCTGACTGGATGGAAATCGAGAAACAGCGTGGTATTTCCGTTACGTCCAGTGTGATGAACTTTAACTACAAAGGTCATACCATTAATATTTTAGATACACCAGGACACGAAGATTTTAGTGAAGATACGTACCGTACCCTCCTTGCCGTTGATAGCGTGGTAATGATTATCGATGCTGCTAAAGGGGTCGAGTCACAAACAAAGAAGCTATTTAAAGTTGTTAGTGAGCACGGCATTCCGATTTTCACCTTTATTAATAAGATGGATCGCCAGGGTCGCGAACCGCTTGAGCTTCTTGAAGAAATTGAAGATGTTCTTGGAATTGAGTCCTATCCAATGAACTGGCCACTCGGTATCGGTCAATCATTCCAGGGCGTTTACGATCGTCATCAAAAAGCTGTTGAATTTTATGATACAGAAGGCGACAACAAGCAGGCAATGCAAATCTCAGATCTTGATGATCCTGTGCTAAAAGAAAAAGCTGGTGAAGAATTAGTCAACCAGCTTCAAGAAGACGTGATGCTACTTGATGAAGCCGGGGCAACTTATAGTGAAGAAGCCCTGCAATCTGGTAAGCAAACCCCTGTCTTCTTCGGAAGTGCGATCTCAAGCTTTGGTGTGCCTACATTCTTAAACCACTTTCTTGATCTCGCTCCTTCTCCAGCACCTCGCGAGAGCTCTGAAGGTGAAGTAAAGCCAGATGACGAAACGTTCTCAGGTTTTATCTTTAAAATTCAAGCAAACATGAACCCCGCTCACCGTGACCGCGTGGCATTCTTACGGATTGTGTCAGGTACATTCGAAAAAGGAATGGAAGCATGGCTTGAGCGAACAGGAAAAAGCTTGAAGCTATCACAGGGGCAACTTTTCTTCGCTTCCTCTCGAGGCAATGTGGAAAAAGCATACCCTGGTGATATTGTGGGCCTTTATGATTCAGGAACTTATCAAATTGGCGACACGCTTGTTGGTTCGAAAAATGTTTATTCCTTTGGTGCCTTACCAACTTTCCCACCAGAGCATTTTGCGAAAGTTCGTGCCCAAAAAGCGATGAAGCAAAAGCATTTCTACAAAGGGGTACAGCAGCTTTCAGAAGAAGGTGCTATCCAAGTCTATCGTACCGCTCACTGGGATGAAATCGTCATTGGTGTAGTAGGACGTCTACAGTTTGAGATTTTTGAATATCGCATGAAAGGTGAGTACAACGTCGATATTCAATTTGATACAATGCCGCATCAGCATGCAAGATGGATTGAAACGGATAATCCAGAAGAGAAAGTAGACAGCGTTCGTAATATGCTTGTTTACGATCAGCTTAAGCGTCCTGTTCTTCTGTTCCAAAACGACTTTGCACTTAGATGGTTCCAGGATAAAAATCCAGATATTCCACTAAGAGAATCAAGATAA